A genomic stretch from Leptospira licerasiae serovar Varillal str. VAR 010 includes:
- a CDS encoding nucleoside-diphosphate kinase, whose product MARTFIMIKPDGVKNKHVGDILQRIEKEGFKILGLKYLKLSLEDAKQFYKVHSARPFYNDLCSYMSSGPIVAAALERDNAVQHWRDVIGATDPKEAAAGTIRALFAESKEANAVHGSDSDDNAALEISFFFKGNELF is encoded by the coding sequence ATGGCTAGAACATTTATCATGATCAAACCCGACGGAGTAAAAAACAAACATGTCGGCGACATCCTACAAAGGATCGAAAAAGAAGGATTCAAAATTTTAGGACTAAAATATCTTAAACTTTCTCTGGAAGACGCAAAACAATTCTATAAAGTCCATTCCGCTCGTCCTTTCTATAACGACCTTTGCAGCTATATGTCTTCCGGACCTATCGTCGCTGCCGCTCTAGAGAGAGATAATGCGGTCCAGCATTGGAGAGATGTAATCGGAGCAACCGATCCTAAAGAAGCTGCTGCAGGCACTATCAGAGCTCTATTCGCGGAAAGCAAAGAAGCAAACGCAGTGCATGGTTCAGACTCGGATGATAACGCTGCATTAGAGATCAGCTTCTTCTTCAAAGGAAACGAACTGTTCTAA